The Dunckerocampus dactyliophorus isolate RoL2022-P2 chromosome 1, RoL_Ddac_1.1, whole genome shotgun sequence genome has a segment encoding these proteins:
- the LOC129179996 gene encoding FERM and PDZ domain-containing protein 4-like isoform X1: MRPFHQRHNVGRSHLDSYGDNILIYHKNKTSGWPPPGPTSWGGLQGPPYSWDSMNNSRDGRNCLTNQVSQSSSLEEVHLDGLPPAPRLVEMRRDPVLGFGFVAGSEKPVVVRSVTPGGPSEGKLLPGDEIIMINDEPVSSAPRERVIDLVRSCKESILLTVVQPYPSPKSAFISAAKKAMLKSNPVKVRFAEEVIINGQVPNPVKDNSLLFMPNVLKVYLENGQTKSFRFDSSTSIKDVILTLQEKLSIKCIEHFSLMLEERIEGCGNRLLLLHEQEMLAQVTRRPGSDKMKCFFRISFMPRDPVELLRRDAVAFEYLYVQSCNDVVLERFGPELKYDAALRLAALQMYILTMTTRQSQKVSLKYIQKEWGLSLFLPPAVMTSTKEKNIKKALTHILKTNQNLVPPGKKLTALQAKVHYLRYLSELQLYGGREFKSILLQGEKQTDVTLLVGPRYGISHVINARTNLVALLADFSHVNRIEILTEDENNVRLELHVLDVRPITLIMESSDAMNLACLTAGYYRLLVDSRRSIFNMAHCNSSAGDDNSQDRILEWPYSTSFGDGEELSTSQAELYRDCQYSDNGQRENRLSSYFHHSQNPDRDLETRQSPVPPPLPPATRHKPQDSPRSAKVSFIFGGDPPLNKSRSLGYERLQESAEVPEHGPPYLHNTDFGAQDRVPFQFSGLTHVYSNITTEEGGEEPLLRDLFYRDTTDDAEDDDEASCEEDSTGGTPVGDGEGRGGLATAAGKTTFLTFSGSTDDIIDLTSLPPPEGDDAVDDDEDDTLLETLNLAIAAPPPGFRDSSDEDTAPEGRPLSLQDNDDIPVSLIDAIPTLGEGEGGGQRQLENKVVNTLQALEALSVSDQRPPPPRPPTSSNNPGVYTSQGLSPESSSDSGNETNSSEMTELSELAATHRLSESHMRLLVATREGYQPLLEEKTEFPVSPSTEGTTLKKSRSPQHLRPPAVPPRRSPHLDTMSSRPDGVGGRSQTNLSSTLQRPSSTTPGGKHHKKSADSSGKYNTFSTREGYRGGSSGSIHLDFNQRTSFCDRGGSQRRHNFVLEENSQAEGHDVNSHPSDHRRIACPASSTSDRLSDGTALGECSADNRAVEQDEHLVVASLLSPSKKPRLGDSDQGSDIQNDHPPISRQQSVARLCEYHLAKRISNLQGETQNSLQGSLCSSLDAGGSANSSVCATPTDSPLGPGAIEAKHHRMQRHPLSSSSSSLLRVLNYEEFKPGQNPQAKDFHPHADPALLRKMLPNIHAPSTGTDPGRPSSATPSKHKETASSKKACFKGPNQKEGSEAYRQLINYLTVSQMHQGGKLHSAGMGGGVKKDTRRYITSNPQLVEMVKNRGNTIARCPCMPSSMSSPFVRPNLVNQNALQLTNRDQKPYHSATLPAKLKRSPDTHSQGPNDRLDLRRANAERRSSFSGLESELETGDIDPEHFLSLYKKDDCITREAGGTINRHPPRSRSQPSGGTDDWFRSDPRERHAFRQPPASCLSGQRADLNSLSLGRGPSAFTRQASTGTMAGISFPSPPHHPQSPPPPVLIPVQSNAASSHSGCTQNAIHSTLLRPNQNHIHAVSPIPPQSDPVSNYSQRGRELKRSSSNITNSSGSVEVLFENPSRSQSQQPLSPSVPQQGDTKVQKRPTRKRLSKSYSQGSVSSHTTCWSSGSRTDSRRASVAFPLQKDNKQMKGSQKLDTSPWRCNGPFSYCFFKRKSEGEDDDSEWETRQSRGGSDMDNDCAASLGIFPCGSAVDAAGEQLYGEVLNNMSFSDRLSRVNALKDRMYSFPSGFTDVRRDASELIALVRSSIGRCDRGAQMPMQDVSQSKQLLSVESKELGRACRRMAQAHSSPEEMLLAVTCSFQVLCCLCEACMCLVKGLSASASHQQREVVAKVDEVVMNYICLLKAAEAATVGAPGEQSVKALVRHSSTMSAIANALTRSLKTLLSK; the protein is encoded by the exons ATGCGTCCATTCCATCAACGACACAATGTGGGACGTAGTCACCTGGATTCGTATGGTGACAACATCCTTATCTA CCACAAGAACAAGACATCCGGCTGGCCGCCCCCAGGCCCAACCTCCTGGGGAGGACTGCAGGGGCCACCGTACAGCTGGGACAGCATGAACAATAGCAGGGATGGCCGGAACTGTCTCACCAA CCAAGTGTCCCAGAGCAGCTCCCTGGAGGAGGTTCATCTGGATGGACTACCACCTGCACCTCGCCTGGTGGAGATGAGGCGTGATCCTGTCCTGGGTTTTGGCTTTGTGGCTGGCAGTGAAAAACCAGTTGTAGTTCGCTCCGTCACGCCAG gTGGTCCATCAGAGGGAAAGCTGTTGCCAGGAGATGAGATCATTATGATCAACGACGAACCCGTCAGTTCGGCTCCAAGAGAACGAGTAATCGACCTTGTCAG GAGCTGCAAAGAATCCATCCTGTTGACTGTTGTCCAACCATATCCG TCTCCTAAATCAGCATTCATCAGTGCAGCCAAAAAAGCCATGCTCAAGTCCAATCCGGTCAAAGTGCGCTTTGCCGAGGAGGTCATTATAAACGGCCAGGTTCCA AACCCAGTGAAGGACAACTCTCTTCTGTTCATGCCAAATGTCCTGAAGGTCTACCTAGAGAACGGTCAGACTAAGTCTTTCCGTTTTGACAGCAGTACCTCCAtcaag GATGTGATCCTGACACTGCAAGAGAAGCTATCCATCAAATGCATCGAGCATTTCTCCCTCATGCTGGAGGAGAGGATTGAAGGCTGTGGCAACAGACTGCTTCTGCTGCATGAACAAGAGATGCTCGCTCAG GTGACTCGCAGGCCCGGTTCTGATAAGATGAAATGTTTCTTTCGAATCAGCttcatgccccgcgaccctgtGGAGCTGCTGCGGAGGGACGCCGTGGCGTTTGAATACCTCTACGTGCAG AGCTGCAACGATGTGGTGCTGGAGCGGTTCGGCCCAGAACTGAAGTATGATGCAGCGCTACGACTGGCGGCGCTGCAGATGTACATTCTCACCATGACAACCAGACAAAGCCAGAAAGTCTCACTCAAATACATCCA AAAGGAGTGGGGCCTGTCACTGTTCCTGCCGCCTGCTGTGATGACCAGCACCAAggagaaaaacatcaaaaaagctCTGACGCACATCCTCAAAACCAACCAGAACCTCGTCCCTCCTGGGAAAAAA CTGACTGCTTTGCAGGCCAAGGTGCATTACCTAAGGTACCTCAGTGAGCTCCAGCTTTATGGAGGGAGGGAGTTTAAATCAATACTTTTG CAAGGTGAGAAACAAACCGACGTGACGTTGTTAGTGGGCCCTCGTTACGGTATCAGTCACGTCATCAATGCTCGGACCAACCTGGTGGCTCTGTTGGCTGACTTCAGCCATGTGAACCGAATCGAAATTCTAACCGAGGATGAAAACAATGTCCGGCTGGAACTGCATGTCCTGGATGTCCGG CCCATCACACTCATCATGGAGTCAAGCGACGCGATGAACCTGGCATGTCTTACCGCGGGCTACTATCGCCTCCTAGTGGACTCAAGGAGATCCATCTTCAACATGGCCCACTGCAACAGCTCAGCAGGCGATGACAACA GCCAGGATCGTATCCTGGAATGGCCGTACAGCACATCTTTTGGGGACGGTGAGGAGCTATCAACCAGCCAGGCAGAGCTCTACAGGGattgtcaatattcagacaatggACAGAGAGAAAACAGGCTCTCTTCTTACTTCCATCATTCTCAAAACCCTGACAGAGACCTTGAGACACGGCAAAGTCCagtgcctcctcctcttcctcccgcTACCAGACACAAACCCCAAGATTCACCTCGTAGTGCCAAagtgtcatttatttttggAGGAGACCCACCTTTGAACAAGTCCAGGAGCTTAGGCTATGAACGACTTCAGGAGAGTGCTGAAGTACCTGAGCACGGACCACCATACTTGCACAATACAGACTTTGGGGCACAGGACAGGGTGCCCTTTCAATTCAGCGGTTTGACACACGTTTATAGCAACATAACAACTGAGGAAGGTGGTGAGGAGCCACTGTTAAGAGATCTGTTTTATCGTGACACAACAGACGACGCAGAAGATGATGACGAGGCCTCCTGCGAAGAAGACTCCACTGGGGGAACGCCAGTGGGGGACGGAGAAGGGAGAGGAGGACTGGCAACGGCGGCTGGCAAAACTACCTTTCTCACGTTTTCTGGTTctactgatgacatcattgacCTTACATCGCTGCCGCCACCCGAGGGTGATGACGCTGTAGACGACGATGAGGACGACACACTACTGGAGACGCTTAACCTTGCAATTGCAGCCCCTCCACCAGGCTTTCGGGACAGTTCAGACGAGGACACTGCACCTGAGGGAAGGCCGCTAAGCCTGCAAGATAATGATGATATTCCAGTCTCATTAATTGATGCCATTCCAACGCTCGGGGAGGGAGAAGGAGGGGGACAGAGGCAGCTGGAGAACAAAGTCGTGAACACTCTGCAGGCACTTGAGGCGTTGTCTGTTTCTGACCAGAGGCCTCCGCCACCGCGTCCACCAACCAGCAGTAATAATCCAG GTGTTTACACATCTCAAGGCCTTAGCCCAGAGTCTTCCTCTGACTCCGGCAATGAGACAAACTCCTCAGAAATGACAGAACTTTCTGAGCTGGCTGCTACGCACAGACTCAGTGAGAGCCACATGCGCCTCCTCGTGGCCACGAGGGAGGGATACCAACCTTTGCTGGAAGAGAAAACAGAGTTTCCAGTTTCCCCCAGTACTGAAGGAACAACCCTGAAGAAGTCCCGGAGTCCACAGCATCTCCGACCACCCGCAGTTCCTCCAAGACGTAGCCCACATTTGGACACAATGTCATCACGACCAGACGGCGTGGGCGGGAGATCTCAGACAAACCTTTCCTCCACTCTCCAGCGGCCCAGCTCCACAACGCCAGGAGGCAAGCATCACAAAAAGTCTGCAGACTCAAGTGGGAAGTATAACACCTTTAGCACAAGAGAGGGGTACCGGGGGGGAAGTAGTGGCAGCATCCATCTTGACTTCAATCAGCGTACTTCATTCTGTGATCGAGGAGGAAGCCAAAGAAGGCACAATTTTGTTTTGGAGGAAAATTCGCAAGCCGAGGGCCATGATGTGAACAGTCACCCTAGTGACCATCGCAGAATTGCTTGTCCGGCTTCCTCAACATCTGATCGGCTTTCAGATGGGACCGCTCTCGGGGAGTGCTCTGCTGATAATAGAGCTGTTGAGCAAGATGAACATCTAGTTGTAGCGTCATTGCTGTCCCCAAGTAAAAAACCCAGACTGGGGGATTCTGACCAAGGATCAGACATACAAAATGATCATCCTCCTATTTCAAGACAGCAAAGTGTTGCACGGTTATGTGAGTATCATCTCGCAAAAAGGATTTCAAACTTACAGGGTGAAACACAAAATTCGCTGCAGGGCTCCCTGTGCTCGTCACTGGATGCTGGTGGCAGTGCAAACAGCAGTGTCTGTGCCACCCCGACCGACTCACCGCTTGGTCCGGGCGCAATTGAGGCCAAACACCACCGCATGCAAAGGCACCCTCTGTCTAGCTCTTCTTCATCATTACTCAGGGTCTTAAACTATGAAGAATTTAAACCTGGACAGAACCCCCAAGCAAAAGATTTTCACCCCCATGCGGACCCTGCCCTCCTTCGGAAAATGTTGCCCAATATTCATGCTCCTTCTACGGGGACTGACCCTGGCCGTCCCTCTTCAGCCACACCCTCTAAACACAAAGAGACTGCTTCAAGCAAAAAGGCATGTTTCAAAGGGCCAAACCAGAAAGAAGGCAGTGAGGCATACAGACAATTGATCAACTACCTAACAGTAAGCCAAATGCACCAAGGAGGAAAGTTACACAGTGCAGGCATGGGGGGAGGTGTAAAAAAGGACACTCGTCGCTACATCACAAGCAACCCCCAGCTTGTCGAAATGGTTAAGAATCGAGGGAACACAATTGCTCGATGTCCATGTATGCCATCCTCCATGTCGTCCCCTTTTGTCCGCCCAAATTTGGTGAATCAAAATGCCTTGCAGCTGACAAATAGGGATCAAAAGCCGTACCATTCTGCCACACTTCCTGCCAAACTTAAAAGAAGCCCCGACACGCACTCTCAGGGCCCAAATGATAGATTAGATTTGAGGCGGGCAAATGCAGAAAGGAGAAGCTCCTTTTCTGGACTGGAAAGTGAGCTTGAGACGGGTGATATAGACCCGGAGCACTTTTTGTCGCTGTATAAGAAAGATGACTGCATTACCCGTGAGGCCGGGGGAACCATTAACCGGCACCCTCCTCGTTCAAGGAGCCAACCGAGCGGAGGCACAGATGACTGGTTCAGATCAGACCCTAGGGAAAGGCATGCATTTCGTCAGCCCCCTGCCTCCTGTCTAAGCGGTCAGCGAGCAGACCTCAACAGCCTCTCATTAGGAAGGGGTCCTTCAGCTTTCACCAGGCAGGCATCTACCGGGACCATGGCCGGCATTTCCTTTCCATCCCcaccccatcatccacagtctcCACCTCCTCCTGTATTAATTCCAGTACAATCCAACGCTGCATCCAGCCACTCCGGATGCACACAGAATGCCATCCATTCAACCCTGTTACGGCCAAACCAGAACCACATTCATGCTGTTAGCCCCATCCCACCACAATCAGATCCGGTCAGCAATTACTCACAAAGGGGCCGGGAACTAAAACGCAGCTCCAGCAATATCACCAACAGTTCTGGTAGTGTGGAAGTTCTGTTTGAAAATCCCAGCCGAAGCCAGAGCCAGCAGCCCTTGTCACCATCTGTGCCCCAGCAAGGAGACACTAAAGTCCAGAAGAGGCCCACAAGGAAACGTCTCTCCAAAAGTTACTCCCAAGGCTCAGTGTCATCCCACACCACGTGCTGGTCCTCAGGTAGCAGGACAGATAGCAGAAGGGCTTCTGTAGCATTTCCTTTGCAGAAAGACAATAAACAAATGAAGGGCTCTCAAAAACTGGACACCAGTCCTTGGAGGTGCAATGGACCTTTTAGCTACTGTTTCTTTAAACGTAAAAGTGAGGGAGAAGATGATGACAGTGAGTGGGAGACAAGACAAAGCCGTGGTGGGAGCGACATGGACAATGACTGCGCTGCGTCATTGGGTATCTTCCCCTGTGGCTCAGCAGTGGATGCAGCCGGAGAGCAACTGTATGGCGAGGTCCTCAACAACATGAGCTTTAGCGACCGCCTGTCCCGGGTCAATGCCCTCAAGGACCGCATGTACAGCTTCCCTTCTGGCTTCACAGATGTCCGCCGTGACGCCAGCGAGCTCATTGCGCTGGTTAGGTCCAGCATAGGTCGCTGCGATCGTGGTGCCCAAATGCCAATGCAGGATGTGTCTCAGTCAAAGCAACTCCTCTCAGTGGAGTCCAAAGAGTTAGGCCGGGCATGCAGGCGGATGGCACAGGCGCACAGCAGCCCTGAGGAGATGTTGCTTGCTGTGACTTGCAGCTTCCAGGTACTGTGTTGTCTCTGTGAAGCTTGTATGTGTCTCGTAAAGGGGCTGAGCGCCTCAGCCTCACACCAACAGAGAGAGGTTGTTGCAAAGGTAGATGAGGTCGTTATGAACTATATCTGTTTACTCAAAGCAGCTGAGGCTGCAACTGTGGGTGCACCGGGGGAGCAGAGCGTCAAGGCCCTGGTCAGACATTCCAGTACCATGTCAGCCATCGCTAATGCACTCACACGCTCTCTTAAAACGCTGCTTAGTAAGTAG